The DNA sequence ACCCGACTCGACGCGTTCGACGAGCCACCGCAGGTGCGCATCGAGGTGGCGCGCCCAGCCGGTGGGATCACGGTGGACGTAGCTGACGACAAAGTGTGGCATGGCATGTCCTTCCCCGGGCTCTCGGCGATTCGCGCGGCCGCCCGGCAGATGCGTCAGCATGCTTGCAACCAGATTCGCATGCTTATATTGTAGCAGCATGCTTACGGATGGGCGAATTCCATGTTTCCTTATGCGGGTCCCGACCCGGCATGGTTTTCGGTCCGTCCCCAGCGGCATCGTGGCAATCCCTCGCGTGACGCACACAGCAGGCCTGTCGGCATGGCATCCCATCGGTTGCGCCGGCTCGATGCGGTCCTCCCCAGCAAGGCGTCCACCCCCTCCCGTTCATCCGATCGCCACCTGACGCGGCGGACCCTCATCCCGAACCTCAATGGAGAGGTGTGTCATGGCCCATCCAGCAGACATCCCGGCCGGAACGTTGAGACGTACGACGCTTGCGGCGGCGGTCGGTAACACGGTGGAGACGTACGACTATGCGGTCTACGGCTTCCTCGCCACCGTGCTGGCGAAGGTCTTCTTCCCGGCCTCGAGCCCTACGACCGCGCTGCTGTCGTCGTTCGCGGTGTTCGGTTCGGCCTTCCTCGCCCGCCCGGCGGGTTCCCTGGTCTTCGGGCCGCTCGCCGACCGGCTGGGCCGCCGGCCTGCCCTGGTCGCGTCGCTACTGCTGATGGCAACAGTCAGCACACTGATCGGCGTGCTGCCGTCGACGGCGACCATCGGAATCGCCGCGCCCGTCCTGCTCGTGCTGCTGCGGTTCGCCCAGGGGCTGGCGGCCGGCGGCGAGTTCACGACCGCGATCATCTACGTCGCCGAGTTCGCCCCGCCGCACCGGCGCGGGGCATTGTCGAGCCGCGTACAAGTGGGCAGTCTCGCTGGATTGCTCATCGGCGCTGTCGTCGTGCTCTTCCTCAACGCGGAGCTGACACGCGAGCAGATGCTCGCATGGGGCTGGCGGGTGCCGTTCCTGCTCGCGCTGCCTCTCGGCGCAATCGGCCTCTACCTGCGCAGCCGGTTCGGCGAGACCCCGGAGTTCCTCGCTGCGCGTAGCGAAACGTCCGCACAGGACGCCAATGTCAACGACCTGTGGGCCCGCGTTTTGCTGCTCGTGGGGGTGTCCGTACTGCACGTCATCGGCTTCTACATGACGTACACCTACGTCCAGAGTTACCTCATCCAGCTGGGTCTGTCCCCGTTCACCGCCACCTCGGTCATCGCCTTCGCGCTGCTGATCGGCCTGTTCCTGGTGATCGCGGGTGGCCGGGTGTCTGACCGGAAGGGCCGGCCCACAGCGCTGCTGGCGACCTCACTCACCGTGCTCATGATCACGTATCCGCTGTTCGCTGTGCTGTCCACCGCTCCTTCGCTGTGGCTCGTGATCCTCTGCACCGTGCTGCTGTCAGCCGGTCCGGCCTTCTACTCCGGCATCGCGCCGATCACTTACGTCCAACTCATCCCAGTCCGGATGCGCGGCAGGACCGTTTCGGTGTCCTACAACATCGCCGTGGCCGCACTGGGCGGCTCCGCGGTCTTCATCTGCCAGGCCCTGATCGAGCTGACCGGTGACAAGCGTTCCCCTGCCTACTTGCTGCTGGCCGCGGCCGCCGCTAGCGCGATCGCCGCGTTTGCGCTCACCCGCCGGGCCACCCAGCACGCCCAGCCCTCTCCCTCGCCCGTGTCCCTGTCCGCAAAGGCCGGTTCATGACGACTTTGACCCTGCCCGACGCCCACGCACTTATCGTGGCCGCGATGACCGCGTGCGGTCATTCAGCCGAGGCCGCCGAGACCATTGCGGACCACTTGCTCGACTGCGAACTGCGCGGTCTGTCCTTCGGAGGGCTCGCCCGCGCGCTGTCCATAGTGGAGCGCATTCGCACAGCCGACGCGCCGCCGCAGCCGATCCGGGTCGTCGCCGAGACGCCGGTGTCGGCCACCGTGGACGGCGGCGACCAGGTGGGCTACCTGGTCGGCATGCGCACGCTGCAGCTGGCCATAGCGAAGGCCCGCGCACAGGGAATCGCCATCGTCGGCGCACGCAACACTTGGTATACGGGGATGTTCTCGTACTACCTGGAGAAAGCCGCGAAGGCCGGACTCGCCGGGGTGATCGCAGGCAGCGCGCCAGCGCTCGTGGCCCCGCACGGCGGCACCGAAGCCCGCTTCGGCACCAACCCGATCGCCTTCGGTTTCCCAGCCACCCCGACTCCGATCATCTGGGACATCGGCACCTCCGCCGTGATGTACGGGGAGGTGAAGCTGAAGGCCCGACTCGGGGAGAAGCTGGCCCCCGGCCAGGCCTACGACGCCGCCGGGACTCCGACACTGGACCCGGCCGCCGCGCTCGAGGGCGCGTTCGGCGTGTGGGGCGGCCACAAGGGCTCCGGGCTCGCTCTGGTCGTCCAGCTGCTCGGCATGATGACCGGCGCGGCCGCCGACCCGCCCGGTGTTTCGGGCTGCGGCTTGTTCGTCGTGCTGTTCGACCCCGGCGCACTCACCGACGCGGGCGACTACCAACGGCGGGTCGCGGCGTTTGCCGAGATGGTCCGCGCAACCCGTCCCGTCGAGGGCGGCAGGCCGGTCCGGGTGCCGTTCGACCGCTCGGTGGCCTGCCGGGACGAGACGCTACGTCGCGGCACTGTCGATGTGCCCGAAGTGGTGGTCGCGGCCCTGCGGCAGGAGGCCGGACGTGCCTGAAAGCCCCGACGCCTTCGCGATCGAGCCGTCCCCGTCGGGCCGGCTCCTGTGCGGCGGATGCGCTCCACACGACTCCTGCCGTCTGGGCGTCGAGATCGCTGACGCGCAGGACGACAAGGTGCGGTTCGACGTCATCTGCCCACCGTTGTGGCACGGCGGGCCCGGCGTCGCGCACGGCGGCTGGAAGGCCGCGGTCTTCGACGATGTGTTCAGTGTTGTCGCACTGCGGGTCGAACCGCGGCTGGTGACCAAGTCGCTGTCGATCTCCTACCTCCGCCCGGTCCCGGTCGAGCGGCCCGTCGAGGTGCTGGCGCGGATCGACCGGCATGCCGGCAGGCAGTGGAAGGTCTCCGCCGACATGACGCTCGCCGGCATGGTGCCGGCCATCGCCCGGACCGAGTTGCGGACACGCCACCCGCATCACGTCGCCCGGCACGAGGCCTGGCCCGCCCGCCAACCGATGTCCCACAACGGATCTCGCGCAGAAAGCTGAGGGCACCATGGTCGAATTCTTCACCGGGCTGCAGCCCCTTCAGGCCGGCGAGACCGACCCCGACCGAATGATCTCCAGGATCCGGGAACTGGACCGCTCGAAGGCCATCGACCGGGTCCTTGTCGGGTACTCCTCCACCTGGCCGCACAACCACGCCACAGCGCCCTTCGCGCTGGCGCTGTCAGAGAAGTTCTCGCCGATTGTCGCGCACCGCCCCGGCGTCATGGCGCCGGTAGCAGCCGCGCGCTACTTCGCCACCCTCGATGTGCTGGCCCGCGGGAGGCTCGCCATCAATGTGGTCGTCGGTGGCTCTGACAAGGATCTGCGCCGTGAATCGGATGACCTGCCCAAGGCCGGACGCTACCGGCGGGCGGTCGAGTACCTCGACATCGTCCGCCGCGCCTGGACCGAAACCGCGCCCTTCGACCACCACGGCGAGTACTACACGGCCGAGGCGGTGAAGCTGCAGACCAAGCCGGTGCAGGGGCAGGTGCCGATCTTCATGGGTGGCGAGAGCGCCGACGCCGTGGACTTCGGCGCCCGGCACGCCGACCTGTACATGCTCTGGGGGGAACCGTTCGCCGGCACGAAGGAGCGCATCGACCGGGTCTCGGCGGCAGCCGAGCGTTACAACCGCCCGATGCGGTTCTCGCTGAGCCTGCGCCTCTTCATTGGTGACACCGACGACGACGCGTGGGCCCAGGCCCGGGCTGTGGAGCGGCAGATCGCGGAGGCCGCTGGAACTCCGACCTTCTTGCGGTCGTCGTCGACCGACACCTCCGTGGGGCGGCAACGGGCGCTCGCGCTCACGGCGGAGGAGCTGCATGACGACTGCTTCTGGACCGGGCTGACAAAGCTCCTGGGCGGCTTCGCCAACTCCCAGGCGCTCGTCGGCACCGAGGAGCGCATCCTGGACACCCTCGGCAGGTACCGGGAGCTCGGAGTCGACGCGTTTCTCGTGACGACCGGCGCCGAAGCGGCCTGGGACCCGTCGTTGGAGGGCTTCCTGGCTCGTGCGAAGAAGGAGCTGGCATGACGGTAACCACCGCCGCGGACAATGGAGTCCGAGGCCTTGAGGGCTTCTCCGATCTCGCCGACGGCACGGTCGGCGGTCTCATCGCTGCCCGCGCCGTAGAGCATCCGGACAGGCTCGCGCTTGTCTTCGAAGGCACCGAACTGACCTACGGCGCACTCGACGCGGCCGTCACCGACGTGGCGCGCGGTCTTATGTCAGTAGCCGCCACACCGGGCAGCTCGGTTGGGATCTTCCTGCCCAACCAGCCCGAATACCTGCTCGCCTGGCTCGGAGCGGCCCGCGCAGGCCTCGTCGAGGTCCCGATCAACACCGCCTACAAGGGCCCTTTCCTCGACCACGCGCTCCGCGGCACTGGCGTGCGCGTATTGGTCACCAATGCGGCCTTGCTGGAACTCGTCGCCGACCTGCCGGAAGTACCGCACACGCTCAAGACCGTCGTGCTGCTCGACGGCGACCGGCACCGCCGCATCCCGCCCGGGGTAGCGGTACGGACGTGGAGCGACCTGCTCGCGGCCGGCGACCCGGCGACAGAGCTCCCCCGCGTCGCGCCGCAGGACCCGGTCGCGATCATGCTCACCTCCGGTACCACCGGGCGCAGCAAGGGCGTGGTGCAACCGCACGTGATGCAGGTGGTCGCCGGGCGCGAGTGCGCGGTGCAGATGGCCACGACCGCCGATGAGAGGCTCTACACCTGCCTACCGCTGTTCCACGGCGCCGCGCAGATCAACATATCCATGCACGCCTTCTACGCGGGCACGACCGTGGTCCTCGGCCGTCGGTTCAGCGCCAGCAAGTTCTGGGACGAGCTGCGCACCCACCGGGTTACCCAGTGCAATGCCCTCGGCTCCATCCTGCCGATGCTCCTCGCGCAGCCCCCGTCCGACCGCGACTGCGACCACCAGCTGACGAAGGTGTTCGCCGCGCCCGCCCCGCCCCAAGTGCTGTATCCGTTCGAGGAGCGCTTCGGCGTGCACGTCGTAGAGGGCTACGGGCTCACCGAGATCAAGAACGTTCTGTACAACCCGATCGGTGCCCGGAAGGTCGGCTCGCTGGGCCTGCCCACCGAATCGTCCGTTCTCGAGATCCACGACGAGTCCGGGAACCGTGCCGCGCCCGGCCAGGCCGGGGAGATCGTGTACCGGCCTCGCCTGCCGAACATCATGTTCTCCGGCTACCACGACGATCCCGAAGCGACGCTCGCGACCATGAAGGACCTGTGGTGGCACACGGGTGACCTGGGCTACACCGACGAAGACGGCTACTTCTACTTCATCGACCGCAAGAAGGACGCCCTGCGCCGCCGCGGCGAAAACATCTCCTCACACGAGGTGGAGTCGGTGCTGCTTGCCTACCCCGGCGTCGTGGCCGCTGCTGCCATAGGCACGCCGTCGGAGCTGGGCGAGGACGAGGTTCTCGCCGTCGTGCAACTCGAACCCGGCTGCAAGCTGGAACGTGCGGAACTGTTCGCTCACTGCGACCGGTCGATGCCGCACTTCATGGTCCCCCGCTACTACCGCATCGTCGACCGGCTCCCGGTCACCCCGAACGGCAAGGTACGCAAGCACCAGTTGCGTGACCAGGGCCGCGCTGATGCCTGGGATGCGCTCGCCGCCGGGCTCAAACCCACCCGCCACACCTGAGGAACCACATGTCCCTACCCGATGCGGTACGCATCCGCGAGATCGCGCCCCGGTTGACCTTCCAAGACCATGTCGTCCCGACCGAAGTAAAGATCGAACTCGTTGGGCGGCTCATCGACGCCGGCGTCCGAGCGTTCGAGCTGTCCTCCTTCGTCCGGCCCGATCTCGTACCGGGCCTCGCCGACGCCGAGGAGGTGTTCGCCCGGGTGCCGCGGGTGCCCGGCCTCAGCCTCGGCTGCTGCGTCGGCAATACGCGCGGGCTCGCTCGCGCGGTCGGCGCGGGGGCCGACACGGCGTATTTCCTGCTCTCCGCTGACGAGGAATTCGCCCGCGCCAACACCGGACGGTCCACCACGGACTCGTTGCGTGAACTGGAGCGCATGGCCGCGTTCGCCGCGGACCGGAACATCGTGCTCGGCACCTACGTCATCTTCGCCTGGGGTGGGCCGACCGGCCCCGCCCGCAGCGGCGAGGACCTCGAACCGCTGGCCCGGCGGCTCCTCGACATCGGGGTGGACCATTGGATCCTCGCCGATTCCTCCGGCTACGCGGCCCCGCCCCAAATCCGCGAACTCCTCACCGCCGCGCTCCGGCACGTACCGCCTTCGAACCTGACCGTGCAGATCCACGACGGCCGCGGCATGGGCCTTGCCGCCCTGCTCTCACTCCTCGAACTCGGTGTCCACGCTATCGACACCTCCCTTGCCGGCAGCGGTGGCCACCCGGCGATGCCCGGCACCCAAGGCGGCGGCCTGTGCACCGAGGACGCCGTGCAACTGCTCCACTTGTGCGGGGTGGAAACCGGTATCGACCTGCCCCGCCTCATCGATACAGCGAATTGGCTCACCAGCGAGGTCGGCGTTCCCGGTAAGGGATTCGTCCGACACACCGGTTGCGTACCGAGCACTGCCCAGCCCGGCGAACCACTCGCCTTCACCTGGTGATAGCAACCAAGAGCTGCTGTCCCGTGCACCACAGCCGTCCCGACCAACACGGCTTGGGATCCGCGCCTCGGTGCCTTCCACCATCAGTCCAGTACGGCTTGCGCACCGCAAGCGAGATCAGCCGCTGAGTACCACTTCAGCGCTATGGGTCAAGGAGGACCAGTGACGAAAACCCGCAGGCCCACGATCGTCGTAGCCGGCGCAGGGCTGACCGGGCTCTGTGCGGCGGTCTCCGCCCGCGAGGCCGGCGCCCACGTTGTGCTGCTGGAAAAGGGCAGCCGTGAGGACGTCGGCGGGAACGCCGCCTTTTCCGGCGGGTTGTTTCTCTTCTGCTATGACGGGCCGGACGATCTGACGTCGATCACGGAAGAATTCGAGCCGGGCATGAAAGCCGACCGGATCGAGGCACCGCCCTACACCCGCCAGGCCTACGCAGCCGAGCTGATGGCGATGAGCGACGGCCAAGCCGAACCCCGGCTGGTCAACGCGCTGGCTGAACGGTCGTTGGCCACGGTCCGCTGGCTGGCCGCGAAAGGCGTCCGCTTCACATTCAACCGCACCCTGGGGGCCGAGGTCCGCGACGGCGTCCTGCACATCCCACCCGGCCAGGTGCTGACGTGCACCGGCGAGGGAATGTCGCGCGGGTTCGAGGTGATCCGTCCCTTGCTTGCGCACGCCGAGCGGGTCGGCGTGGAGATCCGCTGGTCCACACCACTGGCGGATGTGCTGCGCAGCGACGGCCGGGTTACGGGCGTCGCGATCGGCGACGGCGGCCAGACCGTGCCCGCCGACGCCGTGGTGATCGCCACCGGCGGCTTCCAGGCCGACCGCGAACTACGCCGCGAGTATCTGGGGCCGCAGTGGGAGTCGGTGCGTCTGCGCGGCACCCGCCTGGCCACGGGCGACGGGATCCAGGCAGCACTTCGCGCCGGCGCGGACAAGGCCGGTACCTGGTCGAGCTGCCATTCGGCCGCAGTCGACCCGACCATGCCCTCACCGGGGTCCAGCGAGGCCTCACCACCGTTCCCCCTGCACGGCTTCTGGCTCGGCGTGCTCATCAACCGCGACGGCGAGCGGTTCGTCGACGAGGGCCCCGGCCCGTGGGTCAAGAACTACTCGAGGATGGGCAAGGCGATCATGCGGCAGCCCGGGTGCGAGGCCTTCGAGATCTTCGACCAGCGGACCGCGGCCCGGGTGGCCGATGAGTTCGCCGGCGCGGCGGTGCCCCTCGTCGCGCACACCGTCCCGGAGCTCGCCGAGCGGATCGGGGTGCCCGTCGACCGGCTGACGCACACGCTCGAGACGTTCAACAACGCGTGCCCACCCGGCAACGACATAAGTGAAGATTGCGGCACGGACGGCATAACGCCACCTAAGTCCCGCTGGGCTACGCCCCTCGACCGGCCACCGTTCGTCGCCTATCCCGCCACCGCGGGGCTCACCTTCACGTTCGGCGGTATCCGGATCGACCCGGACGGCCGGGTTCTTGGAACGGACGGGGCACCGGTGACCGGTCTGTACGCGGCCGGCGAGGCTATCGGTGGTCTGTTCTACGGCGACTATCCCGGTGGCGCCGCCCTCATGCGCGCCGCGGTCTTCGGCCGCGCGGCCGGACACACTGCCGCGACCGAAACCAGGCCGACTCCTCACCTGGCCTGAAGAGCGCGGAGCAGGCCGGAAAGGGACGCACTGCGGTCAAGCTCGTCGATCCGATCCGCGATCGCCTGGCTGCCTGCCCGTCCGTAGATCGGGTCGGCAGCCAGGTGGAATCGCGCGATGACCTCTTCAGTGGTCATCGACGCGGGGGCGGCCCATGTTCCGGAGTTCGTTCTCCACCACGAGCGCGGCCTGCCGCAGGCGGCCATCGGTGGCGACGATGTCGTCCCGTCCAAGCGTGGCGTTCAACGTGTCGCTGATCTTGAGGACCTCGCGGCTCATCTCGTCCAAGGCGGCCAACCCTGCCTCGGTGACCTGGAGCGAGAGTGCCCGTTCGCTCTCTGGATGTGCGTCACGCGCAACGAAACCGCGGTTCTCCAGTTGGGTGACCATCCGCGTCATCGTCTGCGGCCGCACGTAGGAGCGGCGTGACAGCTGAGCGAGGGTCAGGCGGGGCTGACTGGCCAGGATCCGCAGGGCGCTGTAACTGGACAGTGTCATCTTCCACGGGCGCAGTCGCGTGTTCCCGATCCTGGTGACCGCCCGCTCGAACCGGAAGACGGCGTCGATCATCGAAGACGCTTCGTCCATACCGGCGGCAGCCTCGGTCGGCGAGCGACCGTCGTCGAACGGGTTGATGTAGGGGCGTCCGCTTGTCACCCATGCAGCATATGACTGCGGGACCGGAACTCAGCATGCTTGCCAGGTATTAAGCATGCTTGTATTGTGTAAGCATGCTTACGGACGTCGGCGATTCTTCACAACTGTCAGGCCCCGACGCTGCACGTTTCCGGGCCGTCCTCGGGCACTTCCCCAGCGGCATCACCGCTATCACTTCGCGCGATGCGCAAGGCAGGCCGGTGGGCATGACCGTCGCGTCATTCACCTCGGTATCACTCACCCCTCCACTCGTGGCGTTTCTGCCCGGCAAGACGTCGTCGACGTTCCCGGTCATCGCCGAGCGCGGCACCTTCTGCGTGAATGTCCTCGCTGCCGACCAAGAGCGGATCTGCCGTGCACTGTCGGTGTCGGGAGGCGACAAGTTCGCCGAGGTGGCCTGGCTGCCCGGGCCGCATGGCGACCCGGTCATCGACGGCGTGGTCGCCTGGATCGGCTGCACGGTCGAAGCCGTGCACGACGCCGGTGACCACTACATTGTCATCGGGCGTGTCGACGACCTCGATGCCGACAGCACGGCGTCGCCCCTGCTGTTCTTCAAAAGCCGCTACAACCACCTCACATCAGCCTGATGGGCGAGCATCTTGCAGCCCCACGAGGCGGAATCAAATCAGGCGTGCCTCAGAGCATTGACAGCAGGAGGTCCATCGACATGGAGCGCGGAGTTCTGGGCGAGCTGATCGCCGATCTGGCGGCGGAGTTCGACTCGCTGCGGGTGCTCATCACCTCTGGGACAGATCTGGTGCGGCCAACTCCCGCCGTCGGCTGGGACATCAGATCCAGCGTGTCGCACTTGATCGGCTGTGACCTCCTGGCCAAGGAAGCGATCGCCGCTCCCGATGAATTCCAGCGTGCCCGTCCCGCCACCGACGATGGCCTGGCCGAGCTTCTCGAAAGCCACATCGCGGCCCGCCGAGACCTCCCGGCAAAGGACCTGCGACAGGAATGGGATGAAGCCTTCGCAGCACTTCTGAGGGCTTTTGCGTCCTCGTGTCGAGACGAAAACGTTCCCTGGTTCGGGCCACCGATGAGCCCGGCGACGCTGGCCACAGCTCGCCTGATGGAATACTGGGCCCACGGCCAGGATGTCGCTGACGCCCTGAAGATCGTCCGCCAGCCCACGGACCGGATCCGGCACGTTTGTCACCTCGGGTTCGTCACGTTCGAATTCAGCTTCGTCAACCGCGGCCTGCCCGTGCCGCCGTCCCCACCGCGTGTCGAGCTGCGCCTGCCCAGCGGCCTGCCCTGGGTCCGCGGCCCAGAAGACGGCCGTGCCTTGGTTACCGGCGACGCACTCGACTTCGCCCTCGTGGTCACCCAGCGCAGGCACCGGTCCGACACGTCCCTGACCTGCCGAGGCGAAGTCGCCGAGCAATGGCTCGCCATCGCCCAATGTTTCGCCGGCCCGCCCGGCCCGGGCCGGGCGCCGAGCGAGGTTCCGTACTAGCGTGATGCGCCTGAAATGGTGGCGCTAAGAGGTCCTAACAGAAGTTGTCGGTCAAGTGACTGTCGGTTTGTCTGCTTGTTGGTCGTGTCATGAGGAAGCGTCAGTCGCGGCCGTGGATGGTGTCGGACGAACTCTGGGCTCTGATCGAGTCGTCGTTACTGACCGAACCGGGACCGAAACTGGTGGCGGGCAGGCCGCGGGTGCCGTGATCGACTCCTCCCACGTGCGGGCCGCTCGGCGCGGCGGCAAAAGCGGGCCCAGCCCGGTCGACCATGCACCGCCGGGCAGCAAGCACCACGTCATCACCGACGCTCAGGGCGTCCCGCTCGCGGTGTCGTTGACCGGCGGAAACCGCAACGACGTGACACAGTTGCTGCCGCTGCTGGAGAAGATCCCGGCCGTGGCTGGCGTCGTCGGCCGCCCCAGACGTCGGCCAGAGATACTCCTCGCCGACCGCGGCTACGACCACGACAAGTACCGCCGCCTGGTGCGGGTGTGAGTAGTTGCGGTACAGAAAGTGCCGCTGAGACTGATCTTGCTCCGTGCTGGGCTATTTCGCGGGGGCTTCGAGACGCCGCGGTAGGGCGCCGGCGCGCAGTTCCCGTAGATCGGGGATGTGGTGGTAGACGGTGCCCCGGGGAGACGCCGAGGAGCTTGGCTATCGAGGTGATGGAGCGGCCGGGGTCGGGCAGGAGGTCGCGGGCGGCGCGGATGACTTCCTCGGTGGCGAGGGTGGGGTGTCCGCCGATGCGGCCGCGGGCGCGGGCGGCGGCCAGGCCCTCGTTGGTGTCGATGACGATGAGTTCGCGGATGAACTCCGCAAGGGTGGCGAAGACGTGGAAGACGAGCCGGCCGCCGGGGGTGGTGGTGTCCAGGTTCTCGTGGAGCGAGGTGAAGCCGATCCCGCGCTCGCGCAGCTCGGCGACCATGTTGATGAGGTCCTGGAGGCTGCGGCCGTAGCGGTCGAGTGAGGGGACGGCGAGGGTGTCGCCGGGGTCGAGGAAGGCGTGGCATGCCTTCAGCTCGGGGCGCAGGGCGTTCTTGCCGGACTTCTGGTCCGCGAAGATCTTCCGGCACTCGGCGGCGGTGAGCGCGTCGATCTGCCGTTCGAGCTTCTGTCCGCCGGTGGAGACCCGGGCGTACCCGATCTTGATTTCGGTGCGGACGAGCGGTTCGGCGCCGAGCAGGTCCGGCCCGTCGGCCGGTTCGAGGGCGGCCATGGCCCCGGGTCATGTCAGAAAACGGTGGTCTGGGGTTGTCGAATGACCCCGGTTTACGCGGGACGGCCTCCTCCACCGCCGCCCACAGCGCGGCGACATCCGGGTCCGCGTCGTGCTCGGCGACCAGGTCCAGTTCCTCGGTGAGGATCTTCGACGCCTTCGCCAGGATGCGCGCCGCCTTCTCCAGCTGCGGCAGCATCGCCAACCGCTCCCGCTCCGAGGCCCGCCGCGCGGGGCTGATCAGCCGGTTCGCCATCAGCATCGCGAACAGGTCCAGCGCGTCATCGACCGCCTGCGCCTCCAGCTCCGCCACACCGCCGTCAGCAGCGCCGTGCGCCGCGGCTCCGGCGTCCGCTCGATCGTCGGTGCCTTGCCCAGCTGCCCGTACCGGGCCAGCGTGGACAGCCGGTCACCGGCACCCGCGACAGGTTCACCCGCCCGAGCGCGAATGCGGAGATCTCCTCCACCCGCTCCATCGCCCGCACCATCGCGGTGTCCGTCGACTTCACCGGCGGCGTGCGCAACCGCTCCAGCGCCGAGACCCGCTTGCCCTCCGGCACCGCCAGCAGCTCCGCCAGCGCCGGCGCGAGCGCGGGATCGGCCCGGTGCGCGGCGCGGGTCACCGCCTCGTACAGGCGCCGCTCGGCCGCCGTACGGGCCTCCGACACCTGCCGGGCCAGCACCGACACCCCCGGCAGCAGCACCCGGTTCTTCCGCAGCCACGTCACCGCGTGGTTGAACAGCGGCACCGGCCCCTCGGCGTGCGTCCACGCCCGCCCGTACAGGAACCCGCGGAACTCCCGCCCCCATCGCCGGTCGGTGAAGTCGCGGTACCTGAACCGCTCCTGGATCTCCTCCGCATGCTCGTACGGCGTCCGGCGCCGCTCGGGGCACCGCTTCACGCACGAGGCGTCGGTGATGCCGAGCTGCCCGGCCAGGTACTCCACGACCTCCCACGGCACCGCGAGCGGGTCCTCCCCGAGGAACCGGCCGATGTAGCGGACGGTGCAGATCTGCACGGCCATGCCCAGCCGGTGCGCGTCCGTACGCCGCAGCGCGATCAGATCGCGGTCGTCGTCATCGAGGAAGAAGAACCGCTCCAGCTCCGGGCGCGTGGGCACCTTGATGAACGTCCCGTACGCCTCGGCCTGCTCGTCAGTCAGAAACTCCACCGGCACGAGGCGGACCGTAGCCAGCGTCATCACCCGCCCGACGATCTTTCCGGGAACCCCAGCGAGGGCCCCGGCAGGTGAACGCGGCAGCGGCGCGGCCTGGGCATCTTCCGCTACGTGGTCGAGGGCACGATTGCCTGGCTGCACGGCTTCCGCCGACTGCGGATCCGCTGGGAACGATGCGACGACATGTCACGGAGCCTTCCTCGGTCTCGCCACCCGCCTGATCACCCACCGCCACGTC is a window from the Streptomyces luomodiensis genome containing:
- a CDS encoding MFS transporter produces the protein MAHPADIPAGTLRRTTLAAAVGNTVETYDYAVYGFLATVLAKVFFPASSPTTALLSSFAVFGSAFLARPAGSLVFGPLADRLGRRPALVASLLLMATVSTLIGVLPSTATIGIAAPVLLVLLRFAQGLAAGGEFTTAIIYVAEFAPPHRRGALSSRVQVGSLAGLLIGAVVVLFLNAELTREQMLAWGWRVPFLLALPLGAIGLYLRSRFGETPEFLAARSETSAQDANVNDLWARVLLLVGVSVLHVIGFYMTYTYVQSYLIQLGLSPFTATSVIAFALLIGLFLVIAGGRVSDRKGRPTALLATSLTVLMITYPLFAVLSTAPSLWLVILCTVLLSAGPAFYSGIAPITYVQLIPVRMRGRTVSVSYNIAVAALGGSAVFICQALIELTGDKRSPAYLLLAAAAASAIAAFALTRRATQHAQPSPSPVSLSAKAGS
- a CDS encoding Ldh family oxidoreductase, producing MTTLTLPDAHALIVAAMTACGHSAEAAETIADHLLDCELRGLSFGGLARALSIVERIRTADAPPQPIRVVAETPVSATVDGGDQVGYLVGMRTLQLAIAKARAQGIAIVGARNTWYTGMFSYYLEKAAKAGLAGVIAGSAPALVAPHGGTEARFGTNPIAFGFPATPTPIIWDIGTSAVMYGEVKLKARLGEKLAPGQAYDAAGTPTLDPAAALEGAFGVWGGHKGSGLALVVQLLGMMTGAAADPPGVSGCGLFVVLFDPGALTDAGDYQRRVAAFAEMVRATRPVEGGRPVRVPFDRSVACRDETLRRGTVDVPEVVVAALRQEAGRA
- a CDS encoding PaaI family thioesterase → MPESPDAFAIEPSPSGRLLCGGCAPHDSCRLGVEIADAQDDKVRFDVICPPLWHGGPGVAHGGWKAAVFDDVFSVVALRVEPRLVTKSLSISYLRPVPVERPVEVLARIDRHAGRQWKVSADMTLAGMVPAIARTELRTRHPHHVARHEAWPARQPMSHNGSRAES
- a CDS encoding LLM class flavin-dependent oxidoreductase produces the protein MVEFFTGLQPLQAGETDPDRMISRIRELDRSKAIDRVLVGYSSTWPHNHATAPFALALSEKFSPIVAHRPGVMAPVAAARYFATLDVLARGRLAINVVVGGSDKDLRRESDDLPKAGRYRRAVEYLDIVRRAWTETAPFDHHGEYYTAEAVKLQTKPVQGQVPIFMGGESADAVDFGARHADLYMLWGEPFAGTKERIDRVSAAAERYNRPMRFSLSLRLFIGDTDDDAWAQARAVERQIAEAAGTPTFLRSSSTDTSVGRQRALALTAEELHDDCFWTGLTKLLGGFANSQALVGTEERILDTLGRYRELGVDAFLVTTGAEAAWDPSLEGFLARAKKELA
- a CDS encoding AMP-binding protein; its protein translation is MTVTTAADNGVRGLEGFSDLADGTVGGLIAARAVEHPDRLALVFEGTELTYGALDAAVTDVARGLMSVAATPGSSVGIFLPNQPEYLLAWLGAARAGLVEVPINTAYKGPFLDHALRGTGVRVLVTNAALLELVADLPEVPHTLKTVVLLDGDRHRRIPPGVAVRTWSDLLAAGDPATELPRVAPQDPVAIMLTSGTTGRSKGVVQPHVMQVVAGRECAVQMATTADERLYTCLPLFHGAAQINISMHAFYAGTTVVLGRRFSASKFWDELRTHRVTQCNALGSILPMLLAQPPSDRDCDHQLTKVFAAPAPPQVLYPFEERFGVHVVEGYGLTEIKNVLYNPIGARKVGSLGLPTESSVLEIHDESGNRAAPGQAGEIVYRPRLPNIMFSGYHDDPEATLATMKDLWWHTGDLGYTDEDGYFYFIDRKKDALRRRGENISSHEVESVLLAYPGVVAAAAIGTPSELGEDEVLAVVQLEPGCKLERAELFAHCDRSMPHFMVPRYYRIVDRLPVTPNGKVRKHQLRDQGRADAWDALAAGLKPTRHT
- a CDS encoding pyruvate carboxyltransferase, with the translated sequence MSLPDAVRIREIAPRLTFQDHVVPTEVKIELVGRLIDAGVRAFELSSFVRPDLVPGLADAEEVFARVPRVPGLSLGCCVGNTRGLARAVGAGADTAYFLLSADEEFARANTGRSTTDSLRELERMAAFAADRNIVLGTYVIFAWGGPTGPARSGEDLEPLARRLLDIGVDHWILADSSGYAAPPQIRELLTAALRHVPPSNLTVQIHDGRGMGLAALLSLLELGVHAIDTSLAGSGGHPAMPGTQGGGLCTEDAVQLLHLCGVETGIDLPRLIDTANWLTSEVGVPGKGFVRHTGCVPSTAQPGEPLAFTW